The sequence GGCCGGCGTCCGGATCACCGGCGGGGTGACCACGATCTCGCCGATCTGCACCGCCACCACGTCCGGCCGGGCCGGCGGGTAGCCGGCGGGCAGCAGCGCCGGCGCGGGCACCGGCGGATGCGGCCCCGGCCGGGCCGGCGGCGCGGAGAACTGGGCCGGTACCGGGAACGGCGCCGGCGGCGCCGAGAAGTGGGCCGGCGGCGCGGAGAACTGCGCCGTCGCGGGCGGCGCGGAATGCGCCACGGGCAGGTGCGCCGTCGGCGGCGACTGCGGGGGTACGTGTCCGACCGGCCCCGCCGGCGGCATGGCGTACGGCGCGGTCGGGGCGGCGGGGTACGGCGCGGTCGGGGCGGCGGGGTACGGCGCGGTCGGGCCGGCAGGGTGCGGCGCGGGGAGCTGGGCGGTGGGTGCGGTGTGCGGTGCCGGCGGGGCGGAGAACTGCGCGGTGACCGGCGCGGTGTCCGAGGGCGGCATGGCGCTCCACGGGTCGTAGGCCGGATACGCCGGCTCCGACGGGGCGGTGGTGGGATCAGGGGTCGCCGGCTCGTTGATCACGGGCGGACACTACAAGGTCCTTCGCTGTCCCGTGGCCCGCCCGACTGTCCGATTTCATCCGGCCGAGGAGACCGCCGATCGCGTCGTCAGGCCGGAGTGGCGGTTTCCGGTGCCCGGTCGACCGGCCCCTTCGGCGCGTCCAGCCCCGCCGCCCGCCGGGCCTCCCGGCGGGCGACCCAGCCGTAGCCGAAGAGCGACATCGCGGCGAAGAGCCACCACTGGATCACGTACCCGAAGTTCTGCCAGTTGTTGGCGTGCCCGATCGCTACCGCGCGGAACGCCGCGTCGTTCGCCGGGGTCTGCTCGTCCAGCAGCAGGTACGCCCCGTGCACCGGGTACGGCAGCTCGCGGGCGATCTTGTCGACGGTGACCCGGCGGGTCTCCAGCCGACCGTCGCGCCGGTCCACGCCGGCCCCGCCGGCCTCGGTGGGGTGCACCCGGCCGACCACCGTCACCTCGCCGGTGGGGAGGGCGGGCACCTGCGGCATGGCCATCGCGCCGCCCGGTGCGGGCGGGACCCAGCCCCGGTCGACCAGCACGGCCGTGCCGTCGGTCAGCACCAGCGGGGCGAGCACCTCGAATCCGACCTTGCTCTCGACCGTCCGGCCACGGATCAGGACCACGTTCGCGGGGTCGTACCGGCCGGTGGCGGTGACCCGGCTCCACTCGACCCGCTCGGCGGGGGCCGGGCCGACCGAGCCCGCTCCGCCGGTGGGCGCGGCCAGCGCGTCGCGCAGCGGTGCGGGGGTGCCCCGGCTACCGGCGTCGATGCGCTCGTTGACCGCCGTGCGCTGCTCGTAGCGGTCCAGCTGCCAGTTGCCGAGCAGCACCATCACCGCGGCGGCGACCAGGGTCAGCGCGAGGATGCCCAGCCAGCGTGGGGTCAGGAGGAACCGGTACACGCCACGAGGCTACCCGTATGAGCGGGACCACTGACCGCGACGGCCCGTGTGCCGACCGGTCGGCGGCCGCCACCTGTCGGTCTGGACGGGTATGGTCACGCGAGCGGATCTCCGGTCGGAGATCTTCCCGGTCGTCCGCTTGCCACCACCCGTCGCCCGCGAGGAGTCGATGATGACCGCCGTGCCGCGCCTCGTGCTCAGCGCGCCGTCCTCCGGACACGGCACCAACGCGCTGGCCATCGGGCTGCTCGCCGCCCTCGCCGAACGGGGGCTGGACGTCGCTGGCTTCAAGGTCGGCCCGGACCACGTCGACGCCGCGTACCTCGGCCTCGCCGCCGGTCGACCCGGGCGCAACCTCGACGCGAGGCTGGTCGGCGCGGACCGGCTCGGCCCGCTCTTCGCGCACGGCGCGGCCGGCGCGGAGCTGGGCGTGGTGCAGGGCACCATGGGGCTGTACGACTCGGTAGCCGGGCGCCCCGAGGCGGAGTCCACGGCGGCCGTGGCCACCGCCCTGCGCAGCCCGGTCGTGCTGGTGGTGGACGTGGCGGCGATGGGGCAGTCGGTGGCCGCCCTGGTGCACGGCTTCCGCTCCTACGACGATCAGCTCTGGCTCGGCGGGGTGATCCTCACCCAGGTCGCGTCCCCACGCCACGAGGCGATGCTGCGGCAGGCGCTCGACGACGTCGACGTTCCCGTCTACGGCGCGCTGCGCCGGCACGAGCTGCCCCCGGTGCTGCCCGCCCGGCGGCACGGCGTGCTGCCGGTCGTCGGCGGCGACGCCGAGGCGGCCCGCGCGGTGCGGCGCCTCGGCGAGGCGGTGGCCGGCACCGTCGAACTGGACCGGCTGCTCGCGCTGGCCCGCTCCGCGCCCGCGCTGCCGGTCGAGCCGTGGTCGCCGTCGCCGGCCACCCCGGTCGAGGGCCGCCCGCTGGTCGCGCTGGCCGGTGGCCCGGGCGGCAGCTACAGCTACGCCGAGACGGCCGAGCTGCTGCGCGCGGCGGGCGCCGAGGTGGTCACCGTCGACCCGCTGCGCGACGAGGCGCTGCCCGCCGGCACCCGGGCGCTGGTCGTCGGCGCCGGCCTGCCCGAGTCGTACGCCGCCGAGCTCGCCGCCAACCGCCGGCTCTGCATCGCCGTGGCCGAGCTGGCCCGCACCGGCCGCCCGGTGCTCGCCGAGGGGGCGGGCCTGCTCTGGCTGGCCCGT comes from Micromonospora purpureochromogenes and encodes:
- a CDS encoding SURF1 family cytochrome oxidase biogenesis protein, whose protein sequence is MYRFLLTPRWLGILALTLVAAAVMVLLGNWQLDRYEQRTAVNERIDAGSRGTPAPLRDALAAPTGGAGSVGPAPAERVEWSRVTATGRYDPANVVLIRGRTVESKVGFEVLAPLVLTDGTAVLVDRGWVPPAPGGAMAMPQVPALPTGEVTVVGRVHPTEAGGAGVDRRDGRLETRRVTVDKIARELPYPVHGAYLLLDEQTPANDAAFRAVAIGHANNWQNFGYVIQWWLFAAMSLFGYGWVARREARRAAGLDAPKGPVDRAPETATPA
- a CDS encoding cobyrinate a,c-diamide synthase, translating into MTAVPRLVLSAPSSGHGTNALAIGLLAALAERGLDVAGFKVGPDHVDAAYLGLAAGRPGRNLDARLVGADRLGPLFAHGAAGAELGVVQGTMGLYDSVAGRPEAESTAAVATALRSPVVLVVDVAAMGQSVAALVHGFRSYDDQLWLGGVILTQVASPRHEAMLRQALDDVDVPVYGALRRHELPPVLPARRHGVLPVVGGDAEAARAVRRLGEAVAGTVELDRLLALARSAPALPVEPWSPSPATPVEGRPLVALAGGPGGSYSYAETAELLRAAGAEVVTVDPLRDEALPAGTRALVVGAGLPESYAAELAANRRLCIAVAELARTGRPVLAEGAGLLWLARELDGRPMCGVLDAIGVSRDGLVAGYREATARTASVVAEAGAAVVGYKQHSGVLTPRAGERPAWSWEGGAPEGFVWRGVHASQLGLHWAADPAIATRLVSAAGIAEGVGAPA